A stretch of DNA from Brachyhypopomus gauderio isolate BG-103 chromosome 7, BGAUD_0.2, whole genome shotgun sequence:
TAGCATAGGTGGCTAACGCTACCATtaacatatacactcaccaatGCAAAAATCTGAGTGTTTTCGGCTCTCAATGCTCGTCGTTTTCCAACGAATCGCCTATCAGGTCCAACAGCTCAGTGGTTAGATGAACAAAAGTTTGGCTTGATAAACCAACAGCTTTTATTTCTTAAATGTAACTGCTGTCTCAACGTTATCTCACTTCCTCTGCAAAAACGACCCGCTCCTGACGACAGCTTGACCCAAAAGGTATGTGCTTCATTTCCTTTTTGGTTTTCCCACCGCTACGACACTCATTCGTGTAAAGCGCTATGACTTTAACGTTATGCTAGCTTCAAGATTCACTCAAGCTAAGTTTGCACCCAAGGGTCCGCGCATCAAAAAGtatgcaatcgcggtggctcttgCCCAAGAGTACCTGGCTGCAGAGCTCCAGCTGGAGGCAGCTCCACGttggggcaggaagtgacgtAACTCCAGCGTGGGGCCGGAAACGTCTTGGTATGAAAATATTTGTTTGTCAGGTCCCTTTAGCAGACATCATCAGCACTGCTCAAAATCTTGTAACAATGCTGATTGATTGTTAATCATTTCATGAAAAATGTGTATCTATGATAAATTCCAGCACTGAGCACTTTTAACCTGTTCTTATACCATTCAGTGGCAGCATGTGCTATCTGCGTATAACCCACttaactggattttttttcttttgttgtaGAAATTTCTGCATGACACAAAAAAGTACTATCATGCTGAACTGGAAACGGTTGACTTCATATCAGATGCGGAGGCAGCTCGTATCCAGATTAATAAGTGGGTGGAGCAGCAAACACATGGTTGGTACTCCACAGAaatatatgattttattgttatGTGTATTTAGGGGACATTTATGCCTTCTTTGTGACCATAAATGAAACTGAGCATATTCCAAATTTCTCTAATGTAAGTCCCCTCACATCTGTCATTCTCAGTCAAGCATAACGAAGCCAGGCATTATTAAGCCCTCTTAAAGAAAATTTGCTGACAAATTGCAGTTGCATGATGCCATGAATGTGCCATTCAGAATATCTGGGAGTTGGTgctctcctccaggtgtgttGAGCCCACCAATCATGTTGTACTAGTGGCTGTTCAAAAACTTACGTTGGCTGGCCGCAGGTGTATCACATGTGCTTGTCTATACCTGATCAGGTGAAATGTGATGGATGGAGAGTTAGTTTATTAATTCAGGCAAATTGGTTATTCATGACAACACAACTTACTTTTCAGCTATTTCAGTATATTATTTTGTCATGGGGGATGATCAAATTAAAAATGTGTTTCTTTGTTACATCTAATTTCTGAATATATTAGATATTCTACAAACACACCAGACTACATCCCTCAGTTGGGGTTCTGTGGCAACACctcagtgctctgtgtgttttaCTATTGCAGTATCTTGTGTTTGAATGCTCAATACAGAAAAGATCAAGGGCCTGCTGGCTAATGGAACTGTTGACAGTGTGACCAGACTGGTCTTGGTGAATGCCATCTACTTCAAGGGCACCTGGGTGAATAAGTTCCAAGGGGACACTACCAGGGAGCGTCCATTTAAACTCAGTAAGGTAACTGGCAACCAGTGCACCTCAAGAAGTGCTGTGATTGACATAACCAAATGGaatgtacagtcatggccaaaggttttgagaatgatacaaatataaatttttacaaagtctactgcttcagtttttataattgcaatttgcatatactccagaatgttataaagagtgatcagcttaataggaattaattgcaaagtcaatatttgcctagaaaatgaactttatccccaaaacacatttcaacttcattgcagccctgccttagaaggaccagctaacatcatttcagtgattgctccattaacacaggtgtgggtgttgatgaggacagggctggagatcaatctatcatgattaagtaagaatgacaccactggacactttaaaatgAGGCTgatgcttggcatcattgtttatcttctgttaaccatggttatctctaaagaaacacatcatcattgcactgcacaaaaatggcctaacagggaagagtatcgcatctagaaagattgcacctcaaTCAACAATCTATtgcatcatcaagaacttcaaggagagaggttccattgttgccaaaaaagctccagggcacccaagaaagaccagcaagcgccaggaccgtctctcataaaagtgtttcagctgcggaatcgggctaccagcagtgcagagcttgctcaggaatggcaacaggcaggtgtgagtgtatctgcacgcactgtgaggcggagactcttggagcaaggcctggtctcaaggagggcagcaaagaagccatttctctccagaaaaaaacatcagggacagactgatattctgcaaaaggtacagggagtggactgctaaggactggggtaaagtcattttctctgatgaatcccctcAGATTTCCGATTGTTTGGAACATCTGTAAAACAGCTTGTttggagaagacgaggtgagcgctaccaccagtctgtctcatgccaactgtaaagcatcctgaaaccattcatgtgtggggttgcttctcagccaagggaatcggctttctcacagtcttgcctaaaaacacagccatgaataaagaatggtaccagaatgtcctccgagagcaacttctcccaaccatccaagagcagtttggtgatcaacaatgccttttccagcatgttggagcaccttgccataaagcaaaggtgataactaaatggctcagggaacaaaacagagattttgggtccatggcctggaaactccccagatcttaatcccattgagaacttgtggtcaatcatcaagagacgggtggacaaacaaaaacctacacattctgacaaaatgcaagcatttattgtgcaagaatggactgctgtCAGTCaagatttggtccagaagttgcttgagagcatgccacagagaattgcagaggtcctgaagaagggtcaacactgcaaatattgacttgctgcattaactgattctaactgtcaataaaagcttttgttactcataatatgattgcaattatatttctgtatgtaatgaaaacatctgacaaacacacataaaaaccagaggacagcagatcatgtgaaaatattatatttgtgtcattctcaaaacttttggccatgaccgTATAAAACAGACCTCCTAAAATTCTTGATATTTGATTTTGAACTCTTTAATCATTTGAATTCTCTGCAGTATTACAAGGAAATCACATTATGTTTATATTCACAATTAAGACCTTCAAATATCAAGTCTGAATTCCAATGGTCCGTGAGTAATGTTGTCACAGCAAGAGTCCGTGTGGTTCACTCCTCTAGGCTCAGTGTGCAGCACTGGATGGTAGAACCTgtggacttaagtgctgaacATAATtagggtgtgaatgtgtgtcagGTGAAAAAGGTGTGTCAATAGCAGGGGggtagtgagtgagggagtgacagggcgtgtgtgggtgtgtgggagtgggtgtaTCCCTTGCCCACTGGGCCCAGCTCAAATAACAGGCAGGAGCTTGGAACTGGTCAGTAGGGGAGATACATTACTCATGATGGTGTCCAAAAAAGTTCAAAATGTTCCAGGATTGAATTACATACATAAAACTTTTTAATTTACTTATAAATAGCCTTTCTTACATGCATGGGTGCTTCAACAACCATCAAATTAAATGaattacagagaaacagcagtAAACAAATGCAACTTTAACATTACCTTGTTTTTCCCAGGTGTTTTTCTAATGCTCAGAAAAGAAAGCATCTGCTATATGCAGTAATAAACAGAGTTGAATTGCAGGTCAGGCTTTAGTGTCTAATCCATCTTGTGCTTCACTTTTGATTGTGCACAGAACAAAACTAAGCCAGTGGAGATGatgcatcagacagacatgtTTTCACTGGCCATAATCCCTGATATGAACTGCCAGATTCTGGAGATGCCATATGTGGGAAAGGAGGTGAGCATGTTCATCATCCTGCCTAATGAGATTGTGGATGACACGACCGGACTGGAGAAGGTAAGAGAAAGAATCACACACAAACGAGCTCAGTGTATGTAAAGCAGCTTAAATTACATATAATAGGCTCTGGAGAGAAAAACGGTGAACAGTATTCACAATAAACCAGTAGCTGCACATTTACATAAAACTAATAGCTGTACTTTGGTTTTGAATTAATCAATTTGCTTCTGTCTCAGCTGGAGCAGACTCTCACTTATGAGAAATTTAAGACATGGACACAGCCCAGTGTGATGCACCAGGTGGTGGTGGACGTGACAGTACCTCGCTTCAAACTGTCAGAGACCTATGACATGAAGGACCTGCTGGTCAGCATGGGCATGGTGGACGCCTTCGACCAGAGCAAGTGTGACTTCTCCCTCATGTCCTCCAGCCCTGACATGGTGCTGTCCAAGGTGGTGCACAAGTCCTTTGTGGAGGTGAATGAGGAAGGAACAGAAGCTGCAGCAGCTACATTTGCATTGGTGGTGTTAGGATGTTGTGGTTCTTTTACTCCTCCAGCAAGATTCATAGCTGACCATcccttcctcttcttcatccaGCACAAGCCAACACGCAGCATTCTCTTCTGTGGCCGATACTGCTCACCATAAACTCCTGCAGCCTTTACACATCACCTTCAATCCTATGTTGAATATCTCTGCATCTCTTACTCTGTAGTAATCTGTAGCACCAATAAACATTATAATCAGATCTCATAATAGCTTGATCCTGTATGTTAACTTCAAATTGCTAGTAGCTACTCTGTTTACTTCACAACATGAACCGGAATCTTCTGTTGGGTCACACAAAGTTGGAGCTGCCCCATCCAAACTGTGCAGTTTATAAAGCAGTCAGTGATGGGCACACACAGTAGAAGAGTGGAGAGAATAGTGATTAAAATTACATTGTGTAAGGCTGTGCAAGCTTGCTTGTAGGCAGAAAGTATGGAAGTGTTAAATGGTTGCATCACCTTGTaacaaaattttattttaataaaattccaAATGTTACTTCAGAGAGCGGAGAAATAGTTCTCTTTTTGAGAGTCATTTTCACTGTGTGTTCTCTTGGATCTTTGTAAACTGTTAAATCGAGCTTGCTAAGTTGCCTCTCATGAAAATCAGTCTAATTTACTTTATTGTTTTCTTAGGTCTACATCTTTTGTTTGTGTTAAGTTAGTTAATTGGTTTTGTCTTTGCATAATTCATTCATAAAACATTACTGATAATATTTATCAGCACTACAAGGCTCTTAGAATTGGACATTATTGTAATTTGGCCAATGACATTTAGTCTATTTAGCAATTTCTTAATCAGTCTCATTCAATTACTAATGAAATGGTGGACATTTAGAGAATGTTAAATGTAAAAATCAACATTGATGCAGATATTAAATTTAGTAGCACTATAATTCCAACtactcatccatccatccatctattttTCATCTCCTTATCTGGGTTAGCtaactacatttaaagagctttactacttAAATCCCGTTCAACGTAATGGGAAACTGTATAACACAATGTTGATTATGGCTAAAAACCTACAGAGTCCCTGCATAGAATAATTCGTTCAGAAACACTTCCGTTGTGTTGTGGCTGGTTTGCACCGtttctgaatttgcagcgcgTTGTAATTTTGATGCAGCGCGTTTTTCTCTTGCATCGCGATGGGCTTTCAGGGCCACCGTACTCTACTCTTTAAACAGTCATCTGTCATCCTGCTGCCGCACACCAGTCTCGTGGGACAGGTACGTCTTGTGTTTACAACAGGAATTTACCAGTGATAAACACCGTATCTATAGTCCATTTCTTTTATATACACTGAAATAATCCACACCAGCACCAGGGTACGGGTACTGTGGTTATCTGGCACGTTAACGAGCTAGCTAACTACAGTTGTAGCCTTGAATCCACCTAGATTTGGAGAGGTAGGCGCGACTGTGTGTAGTTACGCAACTAAAAGTAGAACTTTTTACTGTTACTCTATGTTGTTCTCTCTGTAATTTTAGGTTTCCGTGTTAGTTCGCATTTCAGTGTCAACGGGTGAGCCGATAGTACTATCCAAATTAAAGTAACCAGAAGGAAATTCTTCATATTTCTCGTTTCTAGGGGCAGTTAGAAACAATTCTGTAACGTGCTTTCGGTTTCTTTCATTTAATagcatttaatatatatatttttctgaatTAAGATGGCTTGTTGCCAAAATGCGGATCATGTCACATTTTAGCTTACTGTCAGCTTAACTAGTTTCCAGCCTTTTAACTACCAGGCTTTGGAGAGGGGAAGAACGCTCATTACAACAGCATAAATAAGTTGGGTTTTGATTAACAAGTTTACATCACATACATACAGCCTATCGAACGTAATTTTTCCCATTATCGTGAACTCAAAACCCAAGAGATATATCTACATTCAGTATATAGCTTTTAACATAGCTCAGAGCATACTTGCGAGATCTGATGTCGTTTGTCCACGTTTCAACAGTGTGGTGACTATTGCTTCTATAATGTAGGCTAAACGTTTAGCTTCAGCTTCATAAGATGATGTTGCAGCATGCAACCAGAATCAGTTTAGCAGGTTCAGTGGTGATGTTGTTTCTTCTTTGATGTGTATGGTCTTGTTCTCGGATGGGTTACTCATGTAGCTCTGTGctgattttattttatgtggTTAATGTAGGAATTTCTTGTGCTTTCTCAGGGTTTGGGAAATGGACCCCCTTTCAGTGGCCAATACACATTTTACCTTTGATCTGTTCAAGAAGATCAGAGAAAGCAATAAAACTGGCAATGTGTTCTTCTCATCGTTGAGCATCTCCTCTGCTCTGGGTATGGTGTTGCTAGGAGCTGGAGGCAACACCGCAGCCCAGATGTCAGAGGTCAGAACTTGAGTGTTGTGTGTAATCTCTGCAGCTGTGCTTAATGTACAGCATGTGAACTGATTCCAGTTTGTTGAAGCACTGAATTGTATTAATGTGTTGTGGGTGTATTGGGTGCTGATATCGGGTCCTGGAAGACTTTTAATAGGTTGATTAATCTTTGTAAGTTACCATATTGGCCTTTTGTCTCATTTTGCTGAAAAGGTATGTTATCATGACTCAGTCAgtactaaccctaaacctaggTGCTCAGCTGGACACTTATATTTGTCAACTTGGAATTTTTAATCACTTTGTCTTGAGCTAAAGAGACAAAGTTCACATAGTTACAAAATTTGCTGATTCTCAGATATGGTGCTTTTTCAGTGTCACCAGAACATTAACCTGAATCCATAATTTCTTGTAAAAAGCTCTTAAGCGCTTAACGCTTGAGATGGATTTTTCTTTGTCATTTTCCTCAGTGTCCTCCAACTTTTTGATTTGGGTTGTATCGATCTctaattttttttgtctttatcCCCACGCCTTCCTTTAGTGTCTTCATTTTAACAAAGCTAATGGCAATGTCTACATTGGCTTTGAAAAGTTGCTAAGTTCAGTTAACAAGGCTGGAGCTCCATACACATTTAGCCTGGCCAACCGTCTGTACGGAGAGAAATCCTACCAGTTTCTGGAGGTAAGATTTTGTTTACAGAGAAGTGGAAAATGTCTGGCCTGACCACTTTGAAGCTCTCTTTTGTGAATTGTTTTCTCTCGtgaatctctttctctctcctatGAATCACTCTCTGATCATTTCCATACAAGTGGCATTGTTTGTAGTGTTTTTAGTTAAGTAATACttttaattaaaattttaatAAGATTTTGAGTAATTTCATGGAGTAGTTTTATCTGCATGATTGAAATGCCAGCATTTATCTGAGCACTTTCGACCTGTTCTTACACCGTTCAGTGGCAGCATGTGCTAATCTGTGTATAACCCACttgctgatttttttttttcttttgttgtaGAAGTTCCTGCATGACACAAAAACGTACTATCATGCTGAGCTTGAAACGGTTAACTTCAAATCAAATGCGGAAGCGGCTCGTATCCAGATTAATAAGTGGGTGGAGCAACAAACACATGGTCGGTATTCCACAGAAATAAATACCtttattgtaaatgtattgtTATTGATACTGAGGATATTTCAGATTTCTCTAATGTAAAGCAAACCTGATGGACTGAGGCCTTACTCCTCAGTGTGTTCTTAAGGTAAAGGAAAGGTAAAGCATGTAACTTAACTATGACATTTACAAGAGACGTGACAAGCAGGGCAAACAAAACTACATGCACGAAGGCAGACTTGACAGTACAAACAATAGTATGACTAGACAATTATGGATTGACTAGACTAGAGTAACAACAGGGTTTCTAATTAACGGACATAAAGGACTGAGCTGTGCTAAACACAAACAGGGTAGACTAAATTAGCTAACATGAACAGATAATCCCAACAAACAAACCATAAAACAGGTAATGTACAATTACAAGATAGGCTAAACTAGGAAACAAGAACAGAGAAGCTAACTTGATAAAGAACATGGACAGAGAAAAACACTAACCATGAGAAACACATGAATACAGACTGAGAATGAATGATGTGCACCGACATTGACCCAGAAAGGAATGTCAGAAAGACGGGAACTAAATAacaatccaaatgaaggaataCCAGAAAGACAGGGAGTAAATATCAAACCAAATGAACCCAAAAAAACGGGACAGCTGAAAACAATAAACGGGGAGTGAACAAACTGAAGAAAAACCATGGCAAATAAACAAAGGTGGAGCTAAAGGAAaaatacatgactgacatgtaGGGGCAGAGCCAGATGTGAGCCAGATGTGACACTTGTGTTACTTTAAATTCATAAATTCATAATTCATGACATAATTACTAGCTTTTCTGCTTATCATGGGGTATATTGTGTTATCTTGTCTTTGTTAAAACTTGATTGAAGTGTAGCTACTCTACAGTGAGGATTCTACAGCCTCTTTCAGTGTTCCATGTGTTTTTACTGCAACAGTTTATTATGTTTTTATTGTCCAATATAGAAAAGATCAAGGACTTGTTGGCTGAAGGAGTTGTTGACAGTTTGACCAGGCTGGTCTTGGTGAATGCCATCTACTTCAAGGGTAGCTGGCAGAAGAGGTTCAAGGACCAGGCTACCAGCGAGCTTCCATTTAGACTCACTAAGGTAACTGGCAACCAAGCACCTCAAAAAGTGCTGTGACCAGATGATATGTATAGTCCAGACTGGTCGGCTGATTGATGTTCTTTAATAATCTAAATTATGTGCAGTGTTACAGTAAATACCAGGCTATGTTTAAACTCTTAATTAATACCTTCAAAGGCTTTGAAACCCTTTGAAAGGTTATGATATGCTGTTATAGTAGTTTGCCAGGTGGCTTGAAAAGATTCCAGTGTTTATAATAATAAACACAAGTGAatacataaacaaataaactgTGACTTGTATATTTATGAATAGAACATTTCATGAATAGATATTCATATTCAATCTTGTTTCATAAAGCATCACACAAAATGCTTTACAGATTTCAAAGATTTTATGGCTATATGAGTTGTAGCAAGGTTCTGCATATGTGAGGAAACAAAATCACCATTCTCTATCAGCAGGTGTCTGTGTATCTGAATGCAAGCTTGTGCTTTACTGTTGACTTTGAGCAGAACACAACTAAGACGGTGCAGATGATGTACCAGGAGGCGACATTTCCACTGGCCTTTATCCCTGATATGAGCTGCCAGATTCTGGAGATGCCGTATGTGGGAGAAGAAGTGAGCATGTTCATCATCCTGCCTAATGAGATAGCGGACGACACGACCGGACTGGAGAAGGTAACAGAATCGCACAAAAACGGGCTCAGTGGATGTGAAGCAGCTTAAATGACATATAATCGACACTGGAGATGATGCGGTATTCACAGTACACTAATAGCTGCACATTCACATTAAACTAGCTTTACATTCATTTGATCTTTTGTCTGTTTACTTCTGTCTCAGCTGGAGCAGACGCTCACTTATGAGAATTTCATGGATTGGACGCAGCCCGATATGATGCaccaggtggaggtggaggtgacggTACCCCGCTTCAAACTGTCAGAGACCTATGACATGAAGGACCTGCTGGTCAGCATGGGCATGGTGGACGCCTTCGACCAGAGCAAGTGTGACTTCTCCCTCATGTCCCCCTGTGGTGACCTGGTGCTGTCCAAGGTGGTGCACAAGTCCTTTGTGGAGGTGAATGAGGAAGGAACAGAAGCTGCAGCAGCTACGGCAGCTGTGATGGTAATGGATTGTCTGCTTCCCCAGGCCAGATTTGTGGCAGACCATcccttcctcttcttcatccaGCACAAGCCAACACGCAGCATTCTCTTCTGTGGCCGATACTGCTCACCATAAACTCCTGCAGCTTTTAGTTACATAAATAAATGAGGGCAGTTAGCAGTTTGTATGAGAACTTGGTCAGCATGCAATAATGGGTATGTTGGTTGTAAACATAATTTATAAAAGATGAAAATATTTGTCTCCTGCATTTCTCtgcatttcattttttaaatacttCTCTTTccatatatatgcacacacacaagactaatcactcacccatccaaattctTGGAAtcgggtgttccaatcactttcaaggcacctaggcatgcagactgtttttacatttgacacatttgtgaaagaatgggtcattctcaggagctcagtgaattccagcattgAACTGTTATTTGTGTGCAAAAAATTTCCTCGCTCTTAAATATTCCACATTCAACTGTCAGGTTGTCGCGATGCGGGAGCCCCCTGCTGGCTGCTTCTGTCCACAGCTGCAGTAGTTTATGTTGTCCTGtcgttgcgttgtgttcgtccctcaggtgggcgagGCCATTTACATTCCCggcacctgagggtcatttgtctgtctatatacgtcttgccTTTTTACCAGTTGACTCCTGGTTATTGTATCTTTCATTTGGATTGTGTCAAGGGTTTTCGGTTGGTGTAcgtcaggggtggccaacccgctgCTCTCGAGCCACATGCGGctctgcctggtttcatgcggctcttaGGGCGCACTCACACTAGGGCCAATCGAACCGTGCTGTGCCAGGTCCGATTGGGAAGAGGTCTGAGTCCCCAGCCGGCccgcgctctcacctgcacCAACGGTCggtgtcgtggcccggttacctcatcagctctgagggaga
This window harbors:
- the LOC143519385 gene encoding leukocyte elastase inhibitor-like, translated to MDPLSVANTHFTFDLFKKIRESNKTGNVFFSSLSISSALGMVLLGAGGNTAAQMSECLHFNKANGNVYIGFEKLLSSVNKAGAPYTFSLANRLYGEKSYQFLEKFLHDTKTYYHAELETVNFKSNAEAARIQINKWVEQQTHEKIKDLLAEGVVDSLTRLVLVNAIYFKGSWQKRFKDQATSELPFRLTKNTTKTVQMMYQEATFPLAFIPDMSCQILEMPYVGEEVSMFIILPNEIADDTTGLEKLEQTLTYENFMDWTQPDMMHQVEVEVTVPRFKLSETYDMKDLLVSMGMVDAFDQSKCDFSLMSPCGDLVLSKVVHKSFVEVNEEGTEAAAATAAVMVMDCLLPQARFVADHPFLFFIQHKPTRSILFCGRYCSP